One Candidatus Peregrinibacteria bacterium DNA segment encodes these proteins:
- a CDS encoding VCBS repeat-containing protein translates to MTSPSKLCSLFLLFVVVCNIVFIPLASAEEGGETLDPIILEEPEFETAQETPEEDTKFNPKPEDESVMEILGEEEGEKTKEDEPEGPDLEETAPEEEALTEATTESTSEETEIDLDAPRFHPEIDEFTGALTYSYNIVTPPGRNGIEPNLALNYNSGDEDKTSILGLGWSLNIPSIQRINREGTQDLYDGDTFTSSLSGELIALDATTYGAKSEKGDFLNYERVGDAWVVTDKSGTTYTFGSSEDARQDDPADNSRIYKWMLEEIRDLNDNFISYTYTNSGGQIYPDEIRYTGHGSSEGIFSINFSHDTAITGGNNDFSRAFEVTAPSLIDAITISVSGTEVRSYALSYSLGHNQTRSLLESIQETAISEAGVETTLPATTFEYQEDATGWELEEDWEMPTYSNGTDLRGYNGEMSGSIDTQLLDVNGDGLQDFVVLQYGSITGDPALDTFHRVFLNTGEGWELEEDWQMPMYTDGTNTYGYNGEYSSIYTQFLDVNGDGLPDFVVLQGNGNTITGDPALDTFHRVFLNTGRGWELDENWEMPAYSNGTNTYGYNGEYSSIDTQFLDVNGDSLADFVVLYTYTSPITGDPATDTFHRVFLNTGEGWELEENWQMPTHIRGTDTYAYNGEGSTSIDTQFLDVNGDGLPDFVILYSFDTAITGDPAIDLFHRVFLNTGEGWELKEDWQMPVYSNGTDFRGYNGEYNSSIDTQFLDVNGDGLPDFVVLYSFVSPITGDPAVDNFHRVFLNTGEGWELDENWEMPAYSNGTDLRGYNGEMSGSIDTQFLDVNGDTLQDFVVLQYGSITGDPAVDNFHRVFLNTGEGWELEEDWQMPVYTDGTNTYGYNGEPYAYLHTQFSDINSDGLLDFIALQSYSSPITGDPAQDNFHRVFLSQGKASDRLSEITLSSGGTVSVTYEEEPIVDRNPYGETQTFYAVSQITRDDGYGENSLNYEYADGKFYFHEDQYRSFTGFGTVTVTDEEGNARVVYRHQGNESNSDLGEYNDAVSKIGLVYRTEEYDETGALYKVTVQQWYETNLSTGRDFAKQTRQTFLTYDGSSHKDSATEYSYDDATGNLTTETHWGEVSASEDGSFQDLSTLDEKFIITYTYAVDSTQVVKNKVAQKKITSSSETEKTRYYYDGLSYGAVSLGNITREARSFNNSWQNIHYTYSAEGLVETVKNPRNYTTTYSYDSENLYPETVTNPKGYTVEFAYDYSSGKIVSKTDENGITSQYTYDGFSRPLTVSVPDPISGTLTLLSSTTYNDNFPSSSTTVSTVNGVNTLQSLYFDGFKREVQRLSSAEGGTYTAVDTWYDRGNVIQQTYPYETQGAGRDVTKPSIVNTYAAQNRPLTVTTPHSSTTYSYSLWEVLTENPNFSYKTFEYNYAGQLISVEEQNGGLTYATTYTYDPLGRLINLTDAEGNERNFIYDSLGRKVSEEDLHRPSATTIPTWTYTYDANGNLATRTDPLGEATSWTYDNLDRVRYEDSSLTGRETTYTYDTATRGLMKVYKIISDGGGKYVQYPIYDYLGNPSKEQIYIQKPGLSTYYSYVYQTTYDLLKRPTRIIYPSAALTINYSYNEAGLLETVTRGTATAVVNMDYNALGQIETQTYGNGKILTNTYDETGRLMRKQTNNLEDLNYTYDAVGNILQIVDSVTPKTITYSYDALDRLVRATSSGRAEGDYDEMYEYDSLGNLSYRTSLGELLYEGAHPHAVSSAAGLTYTYDANGNLLTDGVHSYAWENNRLITADGKAFGYDFSGSRYKTVELGDYSYYINAYQEQRGGTETSAGNTTYYIFAGGQRLAIREGTNIIYNHQDHLGGTAFTTDRTGAVSQVYEYLPYGEELESSGTTDAAHSFTDKELDDDLGLYYFEARWYNPLTGRFISADPAQHTMLGQIMGDPQSLNAYTYARNNPLIYIDPTGLKSAVVFYGKEYREGSDPNAWKDKADSRAEDLRNLKNEDGSLVYEDGVYSADGTTFENWASALNTYSDIGLIEYYGHGDKDGIYLRDTLTESNEVRYETIFSNYFNGQLDSYTDGTSDHYVKDLTLGNTSKDLIIKLWSCSTAESGYESVAQSFSNHFLAPVYASNSADSTYFLGNYAFTSPLSSGGFDWRYPSWMSILESTINN, encoded by the coding sequence ATGACTTCCCCATCGAAACTTTGCAGCTTGTTTTTGTTATTTGTAGTCGTATGCAACATCGTCTTTATTCCCTTAGCATCGGCAGAGGAAGGGGGCGAAACTTTAGACCCCATCATCTTAGAAGAACCCGAGTTTGAAACAGCTCAGGAGACCCCAGAGGAAGACACGAAATTCAATCCAAAGCCTGAAGATGAATCGGTGATGGAAATTCTCGGTGAAGAGGAAGGGGAAAAGACAAAAGAAGACGAACCCGAAGGCCCGGACTTAGAAGAAACAGCCCCAGAGGAGGAAGCCCTCACGGAGGCCACAACAGAAAGCACCTCGGAAGAGACTGAAATAGACCTAGATGCGCCACGCTTTCACCCGGAAATCGATGAATTTACGGGAGCCTTAACTTATAGCTATAACATCGTCACTCCTCCAGGCCGAAACGGCATAGAGCCCAATCTGGCTTTAAACTACAACAGTGGGGATGAAGACAAGACCTCCATTTTAGGCCTAGGTTGGTCTTTGAACATTCCAAGCATCCAGCGCATCAACCGGGAGGGAACGCAGGATCTTTATGACGGAGACACTTTCACCTCCTCCCTTTCAGGGGAGCTGATAGCCCTAGATGCCACTACCTATGGGGCAAAGTCCGAAAAGGGGGATTTTTTAAATTATGAACGAGTGGGAGACGCATGGGTGGTGACGGATAAAAGCGGAACCACTTATACCTTTGGTTCCAGTGAAGACGCCCGGCAAGACGATCCAGCAGACAATTCACGCATTTACAAATGGATGCTGGAAGAAATAAGAGACTTGAATGACAACTTCATTTCTTACACCTATACAAACTCAGGGGGACAAATCTATCCTGATGAAATCCGTTACACAGGCCACGGCAGCAGCGAGGGGATTTTTTCAATAAATTTTAGTCACGACACAGCCATAACAGGAGGCAACAATGATTTTTCTCGTGCATTTGAAGTGACCGCTCCTTCTTTAATAGACGCTATCACCATTTCCGTTTCAGGAACAGAAGTGAGGTCTTACGCTTTGAGTTATTCCCTGGGGCACAATCAAACAAGGTCTCTGCTCGAAAGCATTCAAGAGACAGCCATCAGCGAAGCAGGGGTAGAAACGACTTTGCCAGCCACTACATTTGAATATCAGGAAGATGCTACAGGTTGGGAACTAGAGGAAGATTGGGAGATGCCTACGTACTCAAATGGAACGGATCTCCGTGGTTATAATGGAGAGATGAGTGGTTCCATTGACACTCAACTCTTGGATGTGAATGGAGATGGTCTTCAAGATTTTGTAGTCTTACAGTATGGATCCATCACCGGAGACCCTGCACTGGATACTTTCCATCGAGTATTTTTAAACACAGGTGAAGGCTGGGAGCTGGAAGAAGATTGGCAGATGCCCATGTACACAGATGGAACAAACACTTATGGCTACAACGGAGAATATTCTTCCATTTACACCCAATTCTTAGATGTAAATGGAGACGGTTTGCCAGATTTCGTTGTTCTACAAGGCAACGGTAATACCATCACCGGAGACCCTGCGTTGGATACTTTCCATCGAGTTTTTCTCAATACCGGGAGGGGTTGGGAATTGGATGAAAATTGGGAAATGCCAGCGTACTCAAATGGAACAAACACCTATGGTTACAATGGAGAATACTCTTCTATCGACACCCAATTTTTAGATGTGAATGGAGACAGTTTAGCAGACTTTGTGGTTCTATACACCTACACCAGCCCCATCACCGGAGACCCCGCAACAGATACCTTCCATCGTGTATTTCTAAACACAGGTGAAGGCTGGGAATTGGAAGAAAATTGGCAAATGCCTACCCACATACGTGGAACTGATACCTATGCTTATAACGGAGAAGGTTCTACCTCTATTGATACTCAATTCTTGGACGTGAATGGGGATGGTTTGCCAGATTTCGTTATTTTATACAGTTTCGACACCGCCATCACTGGTGACCCTGCAATAGATCTCTTTCATCGTGTATTTCTAAACACAGGTGAAGGTTGGGAATTGAAAGAAGATTGGCAAATGCCAGTGTATTCGAATGGAACAGACTTCCGGGGTTACAATGGAGAATATAATTCTTCTATCGACACCCAATTTTTAGATGTAAATGGAGACGGTTTACCGGATTTCGTTGTTTTATATAGTTTTGTCAGCCCCATCACCGGGGACCCTGCCGTGGACAACTTCCATCGCGTATTTTTGAACACGGGTGAAGGTTGGGAATTGGATGAAAATTGGGAAATGCCAGCGTACTCAAATGGAACGGATCTCCGTGGTTATAATGGAGAGATGAGTGGTTCCATTGACACTCAATTCTTAGACGTTAACGGAGATACCCTTCAAGATTTTGTGGTACTACAGTATGGCTCCATCACCGGGGACCCTGCCGTGGACAACTTCCATCGCGTATTTTTGAACACGGGTGAAGGTTGGGAATTGGAAGAAGATTGGCAAATGCCAGTGTACACAGATGGGACGAACACTTATGGTTATAACGGAGAACCATATGCATACCTCCATACACAATTTTCAGATATAAATAGTGACGGCCTACTCGATTTTATAGCCTTACAAAGCTACAGCAGCCCCATCACCGGAGATCCAGCCCAGGACAACTTCCATCGTGTCTTCTTAAGCCAAGGTAAAGCCTCAGACCGCCTTTCTGAAATCACCCTCTCTTCTGGTGGGACCGTATCTGTCACCTATGAAGAAGAGCCCATAGTGGATAGGAATCCTTATGGTGAAACGCAAACCTTTTACGCAGTTTCACAAATCACAAGGGACGATGGCTATGGAGAAAACAGCTTGAACTATGAATACGCGGATGGGAAATTCTACTTTCATGAAGATCAGTACCGCTCGTTCACCGGTTTTGGCACAGTCACCGTCACAGATGAAGAGGGCAATGCCCGCGTGGTGTATAGACACCAGGGGAACGAGAGTAATAGTGATCTGGGTGAATACAACGATGCAGTTTCTAAAATTGGACTCGTTTACCGCACCGAAGAATATGATGAAACCGGGGCGTTATATAAAGTCACAGTACAGCAGTGGTACGAAACGAACCTGTCCACAGGCAGGGATTTTGCCAAACAAACAAGACAAACGTTTCTCACCTATGACGGCTCCAGCCACAAAGATTCAGCCACTGAGTATTCCTATGACGACGCCACAGGGAATCTCACGACTGAAACGCATTGGGGCGAAGTGAGTGCCAGCGAAGACGGTTCCTTTCAAGACCTCAGCACACTGGATGAAAAGTTCATCATCACCTACACCTACGCCGTGGATTCAACTCAAGTGGTGAAAAACAAAGTGGCCCAAAAGAAGATCACGAGCAGCAGTGAAACGGAAAAAACGCGTTACTATTACGACGGCCTTTCTTACGGAGCCGTGAGCCTGGGAAATATAACGCGCGAAGCCCGAAGTTTCAATAACAGTTGGCAAAATATTCACTATACCTATTCTGCCGAAGGGCTGGTGGAGACGGTAAAAAATCCACGCAACTACACCACGACTTATAGCTATGATTCAGAAAACCTTTATCCTGAAACGGTGACGAATCCCAAGGGCTATACGGTGGAATTTGCCTATGACTATTCCAGTGGAAAAATTGTGAGCAAAACGGATGAAAACGGCATCACGAGCCAGTATACCTATGACGGTTTTTCCAGACCCTTAACTGTTTCTGTGCCAGATCCCATAAGTGGCACCCTGACCTTGCTTTCCAGCACCACTTACAATGACAATTTCCCAAGCTCGTCCACCACAGTATCCACGGTCAATGGAGTAAACACTTTGCAAAGCCTATATTTTGATGGATTCAAACGGGAAGTGCAGCGTCTGAGCTCTGCGGAAGGGGGAACGTATACAGCTGTAGACACTTGGTACGACAGAGGCAATGTGATCCAGCAAACTTATCCTTATGAAACGCAAGGTGCAGGAAGAGATGTGACAAAGCCCAGCATTGTCAACACATACGCCGCGCAAAATAGACCTTTGACAGTTACAACCCCTCACAGCAGCACCACCTATAGCTACAGCCTGTGGGAAGTTTTGACAGAAAACCCCAACTTTTCCTACAAAACCTTCGAATACAATTATGCAGGCCAATTGATTTCCGTGGAGGAACAAAACGGCGGACTCACCTATGCCACGACCTACACCTACGATCCTCTCGGACGGCTTATAAACCTCACAGATGCGGAGGGCAATGAAAGGAATTTCATTTATGATTCATTGGGAAGAAAAGTGAGTGAGGAAGATCTGCACCGTCCTTCTGCTACGACGATTCCAACCTGGACTTACACTTACGATGCCAATGGAAATCTAGCCACTCGCACAGACCCCTTGGGGGAAGCGACCAGTTGGACTTATGACAATTTGGACCGTGTGCGTTATGAGGACTCCAGCCTAACTGGAAGGGAAACCACTTATACTTACGACACCGCCACACGTGGACTTATGAAAGTGTATAAAATCATTTCGGATGGGGGCGGGAAATATGTCCAGTATCCGATTTATGATTATTTGGGCAATCCAAGCAAAGAGCAGATTTATATTCAAAAACCGGGACTTTCGACTTATTACAGCTATGTTTACCAAACGACCTATGACCTGTTAAAACGTCCAACGCGAATCATCTATCCCTCAGCGGCTCTAACCATAAATTATAGTTATAATGAAGCAGGGCTTTTAGAAACAGTCACGCGCGGGACCGCAACGGCTGTAGTGAATATGGATTACAACGCATTGGGCCAGATTGAAACGCAAACATATGGGAATGGGAAAATATTAACAAATACTTATGACGAAACAGGGCGTTTAATGCGAAAGCAAACGAACAATTTAGAAGATTTGAATTACACTTACGATGCAGTGGGGAACATTTTGCAGATTGTGGACAGTGTAACTCCCAAAACCATCACTTACAGTTACGATGCTTTGGATCGTCTGGTGCGAGCGACCTCGAGCGGCCGCGCAGAGGGGGATTATGACGAGATGTATGAATACGACAGTTTGGGCAACTTGAGCTACCGCACGTCTTTAGGAGAACTGCTTTATGAAGGGGCGCATCCTCATGCAGTGAGCAGCGCAGCAGGCCTGACTTATACTTACGATGCCAATGGCAATCTTCTCACGGACGGCGTGCACAGTTATGCTTGGGAAAACAACCGGCTCATAACTGCGGACGGAAAGGCGTTCGGCTATGATTTTAGTGGAAGTAGATATAAGACAGTGGAGCTTGGGGATTATAGCTACTATATAAATGCTTACCAGGAGCAGCGTGGAGGAACCGAGACAAGCGCAGGGAATACGACTTACTATATTTTTGCAGGGGGACAGCGCCTTGCGATTCGGGAGGGGACGAACATCATTTACAATCACCAGGATCACTTGGGAGGAACGGCGTTCACAACGGATAGGACTGGAGCGGTGAGCCAGGTTTATGAATACCTTCCCTATGGTGAAGAGTTGGAAAGCAGCGGCACAACAGATGCGGCACATTCCTTCACGGACAAGGAGCTGGACGATGACTTGGGACTCTATTACTTCGAAGCGAGGTGGTACAATCCTCTAACAGGCAGATTCATAAGTGCAGACCCAGCGCAACATACGATGCTGGGACAAATCATGGGAGATCCACAATCGTTGAATGCTTATACTTATGCCCGTAATAATCCATTGATCTACATAGATCCTACAGGGCTAAAAAGTGCAGTAGTATTTTATGGAAAAGAATATAGAGAGGGCTCTGACCCTAACGCTTGGAAAGACAAAGCAGATAGCAGGGCTGAGGATTTAAGGAATTTGAAAAATGAAGATGGGAGTTTGGTTTACGAAGATGGGGTATATTCTGCAGATGGGACAACTTTTGAGAATTGGGCCTCAGCTTTAAATACTTATAGCGACATTGGATTGATTGAATATTATGGGCATGGGGATAAGGATGGCATTTATCTACGAGATACATTAACGGAGTCGAACGAGGTTCGATATGAAACAATATTTAGCAATTATTTTAATGGGCAACTTGATTCATACACAGATGGCACATCTGATCATTATGTGAAAGATTTAACACTAGGCAATACTTCAAAAGACCTTATAATAAAACTATGGTCGTGTAGCACGGCGGAGAGTGGGTATGAGTCAGTCGCACAGTCCTTTTCAAATCATTTCTTAGCACCAGTTTATGCATCAAATTCAGCTGATAGCACTTATTTTTTGGGCAACTATGCTTTCACTTCGCCACTTTCATCGGGAGGGTTTGACTGGCGCTATCCGTCATGGATGTCGATACTTGAAAGTACTATTAATAATTGA
- a CDS encoding DUF4173 domain-containing protein, translating into MVRSSLLALVVLLIFGRLLIEADPIFAQSLDGFKGTFLNRSIITLLLMAAFVFLTTIKVKESKDEAGPLKALHFFDFALPALVLEILFLGFIFIQAKYLFGANESIVNFDITYSDYVRKGFIELLVTSLLGALLSYGMTLKSHALELKKHVNALKGLNLFLILELFVILASALQRDLIYMDVYGLTRIRFIGLFLLAWIAGLLFAMGIFSIWKRFTEHRLFTSLFLLSFLGFFALNMVNIDGWIAQASKNKDYFYINHLSTDAANAWEDSLEHAQSTLSPFISNTSLTDEEKQTIVDTQISLLTLQEKVTNLEGKYAPDTLSSWTAWNASEWKAFQKINEKPQLYHEQLSCLLTQVDQIQLNTFSDFKPQRNKRFYEYEYPLTKIEYPEIREDDYDLSGVTRRLFNVSSMAEEVQASYNTLALSNQEIQKDEHGLIQKLKDTFSSTPCLQ; encoded by the coding sequence ATGGTTCGAAGTTCCCTTCTGGCACTGGTGGTTTTGCTGATTTTTGGAAGACTGCTCATCGAAGCCGATCCGATTTTTGCCCAAAGTTTGGATGGATTTAAGGGCACCTTTTTGAACCGCAGCATCATCACCCTTCTTTTGATGGCGGCTTTTGTTTTTCTCACAACCATTAAAGTCAAAGAGAGCAAGGATGAAGCAGGTCCCCTGAAGGCGCTGCATTTTTTTGATTTTGCCCTTCCAGCCTTAGTGCTTGAAATCCTTTTCTTGGGATTCATTTTCATTCAAGCCAAATACCTTTTTGGTGCAAATGAAAGCATTGTTAACTTTGACATAACTTACTCAGATTACGTTCGTAAAGGCTTCATAGAGCTCTTAGTAACGTCTCTCTTGGGCGCACTCTTAAGTTATGGAATGACCTTAAAATCTCACGCGCTTGAACTTAAAAAACACGTCAATGCCTTAAAAGGTCTCAATCTTTTCCTCATCTTAGAACTCTTTGTCATTTTAGCTTCAGCCCTACAAAGAGACCTCATCTACATGGACGTCTATGGTCTAACACGCATCCGTTTTATTGGACTCTTCCTATTGGCTTGGATCGCAGGTTTGCTCTTCGCCATGGGCATCTTCAGCATATGGAAGCGCTTCACTGAGCATCGACTGTTCACAAGCTTATTCCTGCTTTCATTTCTAGGTTTCTTCGCCCTCAATATGGTGAACATAGACGGGTGGATTGCTCAAGCCAGCAAAAATAAAGATTATTTCTACATCAACCATCTTTCTACAGATGCAGCCAATGCCTGGGAAGACTCTCTCGAACACGCTCAGTCCACATTGTCTCCTTTTATTTCAAACACAAGCTTAACAGATGAAGAGAAGCAAACCATTGTAGATACGCAAATTTCTTTATTAACTTTGCAAGAAAAAGTCACCAACTTAGAGGGAAAATACGCTCCAGACACGCTCTCTTCATGGACCGCATGGAACGCCAGCGAATGGAAAGCTTTTCAAAAAATCAATGAAAAACCGCAGCTTTATCACGAACAATTGAGCTGTCTGCTCACCCAAGTCGATCAAATTCAATTGAATACCTTTTCAGATTTTAAACCTCAAAGGAATAAGCGATTCTATGAATATGAATACCCCCTCACCAAAATTGAATATCCTGAAATCCGAGAGGACGATTACGATTTATCAGGAGTGACGAGACGTTTGTTTAATGTATCTAGCATGGCAGAAGAAGTGCAGGCGAGCTACAATACCCTAGCCTTGAGCAATCAAGAAATTCAGAAAGATGAACATGGCCTCATCCAAAAACTAAAGGACACTTTCAGTTCCACCCCCTGTCTCCAATAA
- a CDS encoding S-layer homology domain-containing protein → MKNLLVLLFTLTLLPVPLSSAQAGDTLENQDIRDYLIFPEGSWWEYESTTQDLVNETSVTESAVVTQEACEGQEDCFILASGEQSYRIQIEENIAYYMEISGQEPSVNYTYFSLEPFSEEVATEDYALLNVEGADAGATVSCESDFDPVYRYENRTYNAIQHNCMFLATVDEMRMRVMTSDLLLQGLGTVASTVSVYIGSVQFSESITTLVDSNLIVEESPFSDVALTDTNYPAIEYLYNEGIFSGYPDGSFRPDNTVNRAELLKILVEGLGVTPDEITYRNCFSDVETDWYAKYVCYAKEAGWVEGYPDGSFKPADPVNKVEALKMLLLSQEVDLNETYNLYYYDVATTDWFMPYVQTAGDLGLLEENGTYFHPDSDKDRKGIAENLYRLLTL, encoded by the coding sequence ATGAAAAACTTACTCGTCTTACTCTTCACTCTCACACTGCTGCCGGTGCCCCTGAGTTCCGCGCAAGCCGGGGACACTCTCGAAAACCAAGACATCCGCGATTATTTGATTTTCCCTGAAGGCAGCTGGTGGGAATACGAAAGTACCACTCAAGATCTGGTCAACGAAACCTCTGTAACAGAGAGCGCCGTCGTCACTCAGGAAGCATGTGAAGGGCAAGAAGACTGCTTCATCCTCGCATCTGGCGAACAAAGCTATCGCATTCAAATCGAAGAAAACATCGCCTATTACATGGAAATATCCGGCCAAGAACCTTCAGTAAACTACACCTATTTCAGCTTAGAACCTTTTTCTGAAGAGGTTGCTACAGAAGATTATGCCCTTTTGAACGTGGAGGGTGCGGATGCAGGAGCCACCGTCAGTTGTGAATCGGACTTCGATCCCGTCTATCGTTATGAAAACAGGACCTACAATGCCATCCAGCACAACTGTATGTTTCTAGCCACCGTGGACGAAATGAGGATGCGAGTGATGACCAGCGACCTTCTTTTACAGGGTCTAGGAACAGTCGCCTCAACCGTCAGCGTATACATTGGCTCTGTACAATTCAGCGAAAGCATAACCACCTTAGTGGACAGCAATCTCATTGTGGAAGAATCCCCTTTCAGCGATGTGGCTCTCACCGACACCAATTACCCCGCCATTGAATACCTTTACAACGAGGGCATTTTCAGCGGTTACCCCGATGGCAGCTTCCGACCCGACAACACAGTCAACCGCGCCGAACTGCTCAAAATTCTTGTGGAGGGCTTGGGCGTCACCCCGGATGAAATCACCTATCGAAATTGTTTCTCAGACGTAGAGACCGATTGGTACGCCAAATACGTGTGTTATGCGAAAGAAGCCGGCTGGGTGGAAGGTTACCCTGATGGCAGTTTCAAACCCGCCGATCCCGTGAATAAAGTCGAAGCACTCAAAATGCTGCTCCTTTCTCAAGAAGTGGACTTAAACGAAACCTACAATCTTTACTATTATGACGTGGCCACAACCGATTGGTTCATGCCTTACGTGCAAACCGCCGGTGACTTGGGCCTCTTGGAAGAGAACGGCACCTACTTCCATCCCGATTCCGACAAAGATCGCAAAGGCATCGCCGAAAACCTCTACCGCCTGCTGACTTTATAA
- a CDS encoding adenylate/guanylate cyclase domain-containing protein — translation MRNTFLKSGLALGIGAILLFLSVLLRPGFHSLQLRLSNTLYKERTISDEIVIVALDGTLIESTSIDFKSDKKRTYFAETIEYIEGGSPSLIMLDWLFDGPANGVSSEEIYTAATQYPKAIDFTNQILAYLNEEHPYDALLSSVLEKWDNIYFIKFATHFSSFTGESFDYREQSDPTVLFGSFLKTGFANLNISSETNVQSVYGIPAYLSVNGTIEPHMDLQLAQEHLRQPLDIPLSEGEMLINYAGVTGSYPTVSIVDVLNGTVDPSVFSGKIVLIGPTASEFQDNKYTPIDPTRPMPGIEIHANAIQTILDEAFLTPQSGLDFALVLALILTVSCLIFMHSPLLWSACFLALELFAFPFYAQWRFDHGVIINLIWPVFALVAGYISILLYRNFTEFAERRRLKEAFGRYVSPELVEQIGNQPDMLKLGGERRAITALFLDIENFTHLSEGLEPQAVVGVINTYFDALSKVIMNVGGMVDKFEGDAIMALFGAPVPNLDHAVKACATALAIREKMNELNASTGYPLNIRIGLASGDAIVGNMGSENRFDYTAMGDTVNTASRLEGANKFYSTRILVTQGTYETAKGEFLFREVDAVCLKGKDKAIHIYELLGTLQGASEEGQKVLVEWDRALAAYRKGAWTEAEKGFKAVLSMLPNDGPSKTLLGRLDMLKNTALTGWDGVWRFESK, via the coding sequence GTGCGAAATACTTTCTTGAAATCGGGTTTAGCTCTAGGCATTGGCGCCATTCTACTCTTCTTGAGTGTTTTACTGAGGCCCGGCTTTCATTCCTTGCAACTTCGCCTGAGCAACACTCTTTATAAGGAGCGCACAATATCGGATGAAATTGTGATTGTTGCCCTTGATGGGACTTTAATTGAGAGTACATCCATTGATTTTAAGTCAGATAAAAAACGGACTTATTTTGCTGAAACCATTGAATACATTGAAGGAGGCTCCCCTTCCTTGATCATGTTGGACTGGCTGTTTGATGGTCCAGCCAATGGAGTGAGTTCTGAAGAAATTTATACAGCCGCCACTCAGTATCCTAAAGCTATAGATTTTACCAATCAAATTTTAGCTTACTTAAATGAGGAGCATCCTTATGATGCGCTCCTTTCTTCTGTTTTAGAAAAATGGGATAACATTTATTTCATTAAGTTTGCCACTCATTTTTCCTCCTTTACAGGAGAGAGTTTTGACTATCGAGAGCAATCCGATCCTACTGTTTTATTTGGCTCGTTCCTCAAAACTGGTTTTGCAAATCTTAATATTTCATCTGAAACAAACGTTCAAAGTGTCTATGGCATTCCCGCCTACCTCAGTGTGAATGGCACAATTGAACCTCACATGGATTTACAGCTTGCCCAGGAACATTTGAGGCAACCTCTTGATATCCCGCTTAGTGAAGGTGAGATGCTGATCAATTATGCGGGTGTGACTGGCTCTTATCCAACTGTTTCTATTGTGGATGTATTGAATGGCACCGTGGACCCTTCTGTTTTTTCTGGAAAAATTGTCTTGATTGGTCCGACGGCTTCTGAATTTCAAGATAATAAATATACGCCCATTGATCCTACCCGACCCATGCCGGGTATTGAAATCCATGCAAATGCCATACAAACCATTTTAGATGAAGCTTTTTTAACTCCCCAAAGTGGTTTGGATTTTGCTCTGGTCCTCGCGTTGATTTTGACGGTTTCCTGTTTGATTTTCATGCATTCTCCTCTTCTATGGTCTGCGTGTTTTTTGGCGCTTGAATTGTTTGCCTTTCCATTTTATGCACAGTGGCGTTTTGACCATGGAGTCATCATCAATTTAATTTGGCCGGTGTTTGCATTGGTCGCTGGATATATCTCCATCCTCCTTTATCGAAACTTTACGGAGTTTGCGGAGAGGCGGCGTTTGAAAGAGGCTTTTGGGCGTTATGTGTCCCCTGAGTTGGTGGAACAGATTGGGAATCAGCCGGACATGCTGAAGCTCGGGGGTGAACGGCGCGCGATTACGGCTCTGTTTTTGGACATTGAGAACTTCACTCACCTCAGCGAAGGGCTGGAGCCGCAGGCCGTGGTTGGGGTGATCAATACCTATTTCGATGCGCTGTCGAAAGTCATCATGAATGTGGGAGGGATGGTGGATAAGTTTGAGGGAGATGCCATCATGGCGCTGTTTGGAGCCCCCGTGCCCAATTTGGATCATGCCGTGAAAGCGTGTGCGACGGCGCTTGCGATCCGTGAAAAAATGAATGAGTTGAATGCCTCCACGGGATATCCATTGAATATACGCATTGGGCTGGCGAGTGGAGATGCGATTGTGGGCAACATGGGTAGCGAAAATCGCTTCGACTACACGGCCATGGGCGACACCGTGAACACGGCCTCCCGTTTGGAAGGGGCGAATAAATTTTATTCCACACGCATTTTGGTGACTCAAGGCACTTATGAAACGGCTAAGGGAGAGTTCCTTTTCCGTGAAGTGGATGCCGTGTGTTTGAAAGGCAAGGATAAGGCGATCCACATTTATGAACTATTGGGCACTTTGCAGGGGGCCAGTGAAGAGGGTCAGAAAGTGCTGGTGGAGTGGGACAGGGCTTTGGCGGCGTATCGTAAAGGGGCTTGGACGGAGGCTGAAAAAGGTTTCAAAGCCGTGCTGTCTATGCTGCCCAACGATGGGCCTTCCAAAACTTTATTGGGACGTTTGGACATGCTCAAAAACACCGCCCTCACAGGGTGGGACGGTGTTTGGAGATTTGAAAGCAAGTAG